In one window of Thermus aquaticus DNA:
- a CDS encoding acetyl-CoA carboxylase carboxyltransferase subunit alpha, protein MALEFEKPIQELEKRIQDLRETARTTGVDLEQEIRLLEERLERLKRETYGNLTAWQRVQLARAPGRPTTLDVLEKAFQDFLELHGDRAFADDPAIVGGLAYLEGEKVVVVGHQKGRDTKENLRRNFGMPHPEGYRKAMRLMDLADRFGYPFLSFIDTPGAYPGVSAEERGQAWVIAQSIQRMSRLRVPAIALILGEGGSGGALAIAVANRVLIMENAWYSVISPESCAAILWRDAKEAPKAAEALKLTAKDLLELRVVDAIVPEPEGGAHKDPEAAIQAIKEALLKTLEELKGLSPEALYQDRYRRFRALGAFAEP, encoded by the coding sequence ATGGCGTTGGAGTTTGAAAAGCCCATCCAGGAGCTGGAAAAGCGCATCCAGGACCTCAGGGAGACCGCCAGGACCACGGGGGTGGACCTGGAGCAGGAGATCCGCCTCCTGGAGGAGCGCCTAGAGCGCCTCAAGAGGGAGACCTACGGGAACCTCACCGCCTGGCAGCGGGTGCAGCTGGCCCGGGCCCCCGGGCGGCCCACCACCCTGGACGTGCTGGAAAAGGCCTTCCAGGACTTCTTGGAGCTCCATGGGGACCGGGCCTTCGCCGATGACCCCGCCATCGTGGGGGGGCTGGCCTACCTGGAGGGGGAGAAGGTGGTGGTGGTGGGGCACCAGAAGGGGCGGGACACCAAGGAGAACCTAAGGCGCAACTTCGGCATGCCCCACCCCGAGGGGTACCGCAAGGCCATGCGCCTAATGGACCTGGCGGACCGCTTCGGCTACCCCTTCTTAAGCTTCATTGACACCCCCGGGGCCTACCCGGGGGTCTCCGCCGAGGAGCGGGGCCAGGCCTGGGTCATCGCCCAAAGCATCCAGAGGATGAGCCGCCTCCGGGTCCCCGCTATCGCTCTGATCCTGGGGGAAGGGGGAAGCGGGGGGGCCTTGGCCATCGCCGTGGCCAACCGGGTCCTCATCATGGAAAACGCCTGGTACTCCGTGATCAGCCCCGAGTCCTGCGCCGCCATCCTCTGGCGGGACGCCAAGGAGGCCCCCAAGGCCGCCGAGGCCCTCAAGCTCACCGCCAAAGACCTCCTGGAACTTAGGGTGGTGGACGCCATTGTCCCCGAGCCCGAGGGCGGGGCCCACAAGGACCCGGAGGCCGCCATCCAGGCCATCAAGGAGGCCCTCCTGAAGACCCTGGAGGAGCTCAAGGGCCTTTCCCCCGAGGCCCTTTACCAGGACCGCTACCGCCGCTTCCGCGCCCTAGGGGCCTTCGCCGAGCCTTAA